In Elaeis guineensis isolate ETL-2024a chromosome 1, EG11, whole genome shotgun sequence, a genomic segment contains:
- the LOC105038408 gene encoding LOW QUALITY PROTEIN: dirigent protein 22 (The sequence of the model RefSeq protein was modified relative to this genomic sequence to represent the inferred CDS: inserted 1 base in 1 codon): protein MPINTHQGLTTKTQPPIPFPPSSLPLKLLMAKLFSISILLLLFTTIIPSLAKDGEHYSFLQSQKPVTPRVPQKLSHLRLFWHDIVSGPDPTAVRVAQAASANKSATGFGTLVIIDDPLTVGPELTSKLVGRAQGIYALASKEEAGLLVSMNFAFIEGKYNGSTVTILGRNAVFSEVREIPVVXGSGLFRMAQGYALARTYSFNRKTGDTVVEYNVFVMHY, encoded by the exons ATGCCCATAAATACCCACCAAGGACTCACAACCAAAACCCAACCTCCCATCCCATTCCCACCATCCTCTCTCCCTCTGAAGCTTCTCATGGCCAAactcttctccatctccattcttCTCCTCTTATTCACCACCATCATTCCCTCCTTAGCCAAGGATGGAGAACACTACAGTTTCCTCCAGAGCCAAAAGCCGGTGACGCCGCGGGTGCCCCAGAAGCTGAGCCACCTGCGGCTCTTCTGGCACGACATCGTAAGCGGGCCGGATCCGACCGCCGTCCGGGTGGCCCAGGCGGCTTCGGCCAATAAGTCGGCGACGGGGTTCGGCACGTTGGTCATCATCGACGACCCGCTGACCGTGGGCCCTGAGCTCACTTCGAAGCTAGTAGGCCGGGCCCAGGGGATCTACGCGCTGGCATCCAAGGAGGAGGCGGGCCTGCTGGTGTCCATGAACTTCGCCTTCATCGAAGGCAAGTACAACGGCAGCACGGTGACCATATTGGGCCGGAACGCGGTGTTCTCGGAGGTGAGGGAGATCCCGGTGG GGGGAAGTGGGCTATTCCGGATGGCCCAAGGTTATGCCCTGGCCCGGACGTATAGCTTCAATCGTAAGACTGGAGATACTGTGGTGGAGTACAATGTTTTTGTGATGCATTACTGA
- the LOC114913923 gene encoding uncharacterized protein has protein sequence MEVVNKDGKMVKRMILELQNLGDRKLICTLWGQFVEQVHNYLGEGNEGPAILIIQWCKIKDYIDFGESGLTPMVATQKESNSEEDDNRGMSSLNAATPTKRFINEGLDAC, from the exons ATGGAGGTTGTTAATAAAGATGGAAAGATGGTCAAAAGAATGATATTGGAGCTTCAAAATTTAGG AGATAGGAAATTAATTTGTACACTGTGGGGACAATTTGTTGAACAAGTTCATAATTATCTAGGTGAGGGGAATGAAGGACCTGCTATCCTAATAATCCAATGGTGCAAAATCAAGGACTATATAG ATTTTGGAGAGAGTGGTCTTACCCCCATGGTTGCTACTCAAAAA GAATCAAACTCTGAAGAGGATGATAATAGAGGTATGTCTTCATTGAATGCTGCTACTCCTACAAAGAGGTTCATCAATGAAGGTTTGGATGCATGCTGA